A single genomic interval of Eurosta solidaginis isolate ZX-2024a chromosome 3, ASM4086904v1, whole genome shotgun sequence harbors:
- the LOC137244385 gene encoding pharyngeal muscle protein 2-like produces the protein MAKFSELKIQQLKKELESRGLNTSGVKLELQARLRETMEAEGIDVEEYDFHLDGEEVTKIEEKNETSQTVTSTDLNMILAAISAQTSTMSSQMESQETRITSKIEEQKTYMVSQLESQETRITSPLEEQKTYLASQLEAQEARISEMSAQISEQVSSQLFVKLEEQDANILQLEDKIDAEIEALKGRMEQLQLNRPAVSASNPKLKTPSFDGSVPFQVFKLQFEKTAAVNNWNAEDKVAALFVALKGPAAEILQTIPEGERNNYEALMAAVERRYGSEHRKQIFQIELQNRYQKANETLQEFASDVERLAHLANADAPVEYTERVKIQSFTNGIRDVETKRATCKPKTHIRRNGILCTDSRNSVAIE, from the coding sequence atggcaaagttcagtgaattgaagatccagcaactaaagaaggagttggagagccgtggattgaatacaagcggcgttaaacttgaacttcaggcacggctacgagagacaatggaagcggaaggaattgatgtggaagagtatgactttcatcttgatggcgaggaagtaacaaaaattgaagagaaaaacgaaacatcgcagacagttacgagcacagacttgaacatgattttggctgcaatatctgctcaaacatcgacaatgtcatcacagatggaatcccaagagacacgcataacatcgaagattgaagaacagaagacatatatggtatcccaactggaatcgcaggaaacccgtataacatcaccattggaagaacagaagacatatttggcatctcaactggaagcgcaagaggcacgtatatctgaaatgtcggcacaaatttcggaacaggtatcatcgcagctctttgtgaaactggaagagcaggatgcaaacattttacaactcgaggacaaaattgatgccgaaatagaagcgttaaaaggtcgtatggagcagttacaactaaaccgcccagctgtttcagcaagcaatccaaagctaaaaacaccatcatttgacggttctgttcctttccaggtcttcaagctacagtttgagaagaccgcagcagtgaacaactggaatgcggaagataaagttgctgcactgttcgtggcattgaaggggccagcagcggaaatcctacagacgattcccgaaggagagcggaacaattatgaagcattgatggctgctgtagaacgacgctatggaagcgagcatagaaaacagatattccaaattgagttgcaaaaccgctaccaaaaagcaaatgagacattgcaggagtttgcttcggatgttgaaaggttggcacatttggcaaatgcggacgcacccgtggagtacaccgagagggtaaaaatccagagttttacaaatggcatacgggacgtagaaacgaagcgagcgacatgcaaacccaaaacccacattcgcagaaacggtatcctatgcactgactcaagaaacagcgtcgctattgagtaa